In Lates calcarifer isolate ASB-BC8 linkage group LG23, TLL_Latcal_v3, whole genome shotgun sequence, a single genomic region encodes these proteins:
- the fra10ac1 gene encoding protein FRA10AC1 isoform X2: MDNLVKVHGGGGYDSDFSDDDTHGESSDRGLKRKSEEEILQKPFQKGRHSQVAHRSLHSNEVDREEARNRRAHLISLNAFERHKKFVGDYILYYGGQMADFKRSAANDKTDLEVLRENHRFLWRDEDEEDMTWEKELAKKYYDKLFKEYCIADLSRYKENKFGFRWRTENEVVSGKGLCPECSFKLNYHHKRKEVKVKTKTKRLSQENQEPPQKKKKKKRTRSSSHSKKHKHKRHRDRSTSSSSSEESLNSDKDSEAEDEPEGQSEADHWRGPAPAVEEKSREEEFDEYFEDMFL, translated from the exons ATGGATAATCTTGTGaag GTGCATGGAGGAGGTGGCTATGACTCTGACTTCAGTGATGATGATACACATGGAGAATCCTCAGACAGAGGCCTTAAAAG GAAAAGTGAAGAGGAAATCTTACAGAAGCCATTCCAGAAAGGTCGGCACTCCCAGGTGGCTCACCGGAGTTTACATTCTAATGAAGTGGACAG agAGGAAGCCAGGAACAGAAGAGCCCACCTGATATCACTGAATGCT TTTGAGCGACATAAGAAGTTTGTTGGTGACTACATACTTTATTATGGAGGACAGATGGCCGACTTCAAACGCTCTGC agcTAATGACAAAACAGATCTGGAGGTGCTGCGTGAGAATCATCGCTTCCTCTGGAGGGACGAGGACGAAGAAGACATGACGTG GGAAAAAGAACTTGCCAAGAAGTATTACGACAAGCTGTTTAAAGAGTACTGCATAGCTGACCTCAGCAGATACAAGGAAAACAAG TTTGGATTTCGTTGGCGGACTGAGAATGAAGTTGTCTCAGGCAAAG GACTGTGCCCTGAATGCTCTTTCAAACTCAACTACCATCACAA GAGGAAAGAGGTGAAAGTAAAGACTAAGACCAAAAGGTTATCGCAGGAGAACCAGGAgccaccacagaagaagaagaagaagaagaggacgagATCGTCCTCGCATTCcaagaagcacaaacacaagagGCACAGAG ATCGCTCtacctcctccagcagctctgaGGAGTCACTGAACTCGGACAAAG ACTCAGAAGCTGAGGATGAACCAGAGGGCCAATCGGAAGCCGACCACTGGCGAGGACCCGCCCCAGCGGTGGAGGAAAAGTCAAG GGAGGAGGAGTTTGATGAGTACTTTGAAGACATGTTCCTTTGA
- the lgi1b gene encoding LOW QUALITY PROTEIN: leucine-rich glioma-inactivated protein 1b (The sequence of the model RefSeq protein was modified relative to this genomic sequence to represent the inferred CDS: deleted 1 base in 1 codon): MGYPGRAVRGWRGWKGWTLLVWVAAVSPLLADGRRVRQPRCPSGCICTKDNALCENVRSVPHTFPPDVVSLSFVKSGFHEITGGSFVHTPALQLLLFTANSFDLIDEDAFLGLPHLEYLFIENNKIASISPFAFRGLKALIHLSLAYNNLETLPKDVFKGMDALTKVDLRGNNLICDCKLKWLVEWMHHTNATLDEIYCSGPPIHQGKKINDLLPHSFDCITAEFASYQSLKFESISVEAFTFGKDQYVVFPQPFAGTCSFLEWDHVEMTFRTYDTIESTSTVVCKPMVINNHLFIIVAQLFGGSHIYKRDTSANKFIKIQDIDILKIRKPNDVETFVIDGESFFVIADSSKAGSTTVYKWNGNGFYSHQSLHPWYRDTDVEYLEISNKPHLILSSSSQRPVVYQWNRNQKQFDRRTDIPDMEDVFSVKHFRVQGELFICLTRFIGDSKVMRWDGALFKEVQTFPSRGSMVFQPVSVGKWQYAILGSDYSLTQVYLWDTKRGQLVPSQELNIQAPRAFSLVSIDGRVFLLASSFKGKTQIYEHLMIDLSN, from the exons ATGGGATACCCGGGCAGAGCagtgagaggatggagagggtgGAAAGGATGGACGCTCTTGGTTTGGGTCGCCGCTGTCAGCCCGCTTTTGGCAGACGGACGGAGAGTGAGGCAGCCCAGATGTCCCAGTGGATGTATCTGCACCAAAGACAATGCCCTGTGTGAGAATGTTCGATCCGTGCCTCACACTTTCCCCCCAGACGTCGTGTCATT ATCTTTTGTTAAGTCTGGATTTCATGAAATCACC GGGGGAAGCTTTGTTCACACGCCTGCCCTGCAACTGCT ATTGTTCACAGCAAACTCGTTTGACCTCATTGATGAAGACGCATTCCTAGGCTTACCACATCTTGAATATCT ATTtattgaaaataacaaaattgcATCAATATCCCCATTTGCGTTCCGGGGCCTGAAAGCACTGATACATCT GAGTCTGGCTTACAACAATCTTGAGACGCTGCCCAAGGATGTCTTCAAGGGCATGGATGCTTTGACCAAAGT GGATCTGCGAGGCAACAACCTGATATGCGACTGCAAGCTCAAGTGGCTGGTGGAGTGGATGCACCACACCAATGCCACCCTGGATGAGATCTACTGCAGCGGCCCGCCCATTCACCAGGGCAAGAAGATCAATGACCTGCTACCACACTCTTTTGACTGCATCACAGCAG AGTTTGCCTCCTATCAGTCACTGAAGTTCGAGTCCATTTCAGTGGAGGCCTTCACCTTTGGTAAAGATCAGTATGTTGTGTTTCCCCAACCATTTGCTGGGACCTGCAGCTTCCTAGAATGGGATCATGTTGAGATGACCTTCAGAACCTATGACACCATTGaaa GCACCTCCACCGTGGTCTGCAAGCCCATGGTTATCAACAACCACCTCTTCATCATTGTGGCCCAGTTGTTCGGGGGTTCGCACATTTACAAACGCGACACCTCCGCCAACAAGTTCATCAAGATCCAGGACATCGACATCCTGAAAATCCGCAAACCCAATGACGTCGAGACGTTCGTGATCGACGGGGAATCTTTCTTCGTCATCGCCGACAGTTCTAAG GCCGGCTCCACAACGGTGTACAAATGGAACGGCAATGGCTTCTACTCCCACCAGTCTCTCCACCCGTGGTACCGGGACACAGATGTAGAATATTTGGAGATCTCCAACAAGCCCCACCTGATCTTGTCCAGCAGCTCCCAGAGGCCTGTTGTGTACCAGTGGAACAGGAACCAGAAACAGTTTGACCGCCGGACTGACATACCAGACATGGAGGACGTCTTCTCTGTCAAACACTTTCGGGTCCAAG GTGAGCTGTTTATATGCTTAACAAGATTCATCGGGGACTCCAAGGTGATGCGCTGGGACGGTGCCCTGTTCAAGGAGGTCCAGACATTTCCCTCCCGCGGCTCCATGGTGTTCCAACCTGTCTCAGTCGGCAAGTGGCAGTACGCCATCTTGGGCAGCGATTACTCACTGACGCAGGTCTACTTGTGGGACACCAAGAGGGGCCAGCTTGTCCCATCCCAGGAGCTGAATATCCAGGCACCTCGAGCATTCTCTCTGGTTTCCATCGACGGCCGGGTATTCCTGCTCGCGTCCAGCTTCAAGGGAAAAACTCAGATATACGAGCACCTCATGATTGATTTGAGTAATTAA
- the fra10ac1 gene encoding protein FRA10AC1 isoform X1 produces MKVGYTSSYCDRLYCVTIRRRTSEFVNICKQLLETQGEKLMDNLVKVHGGGGYDSDFSDDDTHGESSDRGLKRKSEEEILQKPFQKGRHSQVAHRSLHSNEVDREEARNRRAHLISLNAFERHKKFVGDYILYYGGQMADFKRSAANDKTDLEVLRENHRFLWRDEDEEDMTWEKELAKKYYDKLFKEYCIADLSRYKENKFGFRWRTENEVVSGKGQFQCGNKRCEKQEGLKSWEVNFAYVEHSEKRNALVKLRLCPECSFKLNYHHKRKEVKVKTKTKRLSQENQEPPQKKKKKKRTRSSSHSKKHKHKRHRDRSTSSSSSEESLNSDKDSEAEDEPEGQSEADHWRGPAPAVEEKSREEEFDEYFEDMFL; encoded by the exons ATGAAGGTGGGCTATACGTCATCATACTGCGACAGGCTATATTGCGTCACCATCCGGCGACGTACTTCTgaatttgtaaacatttgcaaGCAACTGCTGGAGACTCAAGGGGAAAAACTCATGGATAATCTTGTGaag GTGCATGGAGGAGGTGGCTATGACTCTGACTTCAGTGATGATGATACACATGGAGAATCCTCAGACAGAGGCCTTAAAAG GAAAAGTGAAGAGGAAATCTTACAGAAGCCATTCCAGAAAGGTCGGCACTCCCAGGTGGCTCACCGGAGTTTACATTCTAATGAAGTGGACAG agAGGAAGCCAGGAACAGAAGAGCCCACCTGATATCACTGAATGCT TTTGAGCGACATAAGAAGTTTGTTGGTGACTACATACTTTATTATGGAGGACAGATGGCCGACTTCAAACGCTCTGC agcTAATGACAAAACAGATCTGGAGGTGCTGCGTGAGAATCATCGCTTCCTCTGGAGGGACGAGGACGAAGAAGACATGACGTG GGAAAAAGAACTTGCCAAGAAGTATTACGACAAGCTGTTTAAAGAGTACTGCATAGCTGACCTCAGCAGATACAAGGAAAACAAG TTTGGATTTCGTTGGCGGACTGAGAATGAAGTTGTCTCAGGCAAAG GTCAGTTCCAGTGTGGAAACAAACGTTGTGAGAAGCAGGAGGGCCTAAAAAGCTGGGAGGTGAATTTTGCTTATGTGGAACACAGCGAGAAGAGGAATGCATTGGTCAAGCTCA GACTGTGCCCTGAATGCTCTTTCAAACTCAACTACCATCACAA GAGGAAAGAGGTGAAAGTAAAGACTAAGACCAAAAGGTTATCGCAGGAGAACCAGGAgccaccacagaagaagaagaagaagaagaggacgagATCGTCCTCGCATTCcaagaagcacaaacacaagagGCACAGAG ATCGCTCtacctcctccagcagctctgaGGAGTCACTGAACTCGGACAAAG ACTCAGAAGCTGAGGATGAACCAGAGGGCCAATCGGAAGCCGACCACTGGCGAGGACCCGCCCCAGCGGTGGAGGAAAAGTCAAG GGAGGAGGAGTTTGATGAGTACTTTGAAGACATGTTCCTTTGA
- the slc35g1 gene encoding solute carrier family 35 member G1 has translation MGDCNHCTHERALSVEDDITVVFHKVDSHGKNSGGADDHDECGDDERTAERIHLQSNCRVSCDYDDEDGVEEEEARGSENSPEGSEKKTLCPPAFCVRSKPASREGSAREDTDKPKGCPGVGLFYAFLSTVFFSVIALLVKTIQGVHAIEISAIRCFFQMLFIVPLLIYHKTGFLGPRDKRIYLVLRGFIGSNAMILLFYAVQQMPLADATVIMFSNPVFTSLLAWIFLKERCTIWDCVFTVFTLTGVILIARPPFLFGNQVGGIEGNYTNHIKGTIAAFAGAIAAAFTFVVLRKMGKSVHYYLSVWYYAVIGFIECIITVSVLGEWRIPFCGRDRWMLMLIAVLGIAGQTFLTKALQIEKAGPVALMRTVDVVLAFIFQFIFFNRAPTLWSLGGALCVVVSTSGVAARKWYTNSRKS, from the exons ATGGGCGACTGTAACCACTGTACACACGAGCGAGCTCTATCCGTAGAGGACGACATTACTGTAGTGTTTCACAAAGTTGACAGCCATGGCAAAAACAGCGGCGGCGCCGACGACCACGACGAGTGTGGCGATGACGAACGAACGGCAGAGCGGATTCATTTGCAGAGTAACTGTCGAGTGTCGTGTGATTACGATGATGAGGATGgtgttgaggaggaggaagcgcGAGGGAGCGAAAATTCACCGGAAGGCAGCGAGAAGAAAACGCTTTGCCCGCCGGCGTTTTGCGTCAGGAGCAAGCCCGCATCCCGAGAAGGAAGCGCACGTGAAG acacagacaaaccaaAGGGATGTCCAGGTGTTGGTTTGTTCTATGCTTTCCTGTCCACAGTTTTCTTCTCCGTCATTGCCCTCCTGGTGAAAACCATTCAGGGAGTCCACGCCATAGAAATCAGCGCCATACGCTGCTTCTTCCAGATGCTCTTTATTGTGCCGTTACTCATCTACCACAA GACAGGTTTCCTTGGTCCCAGAGATAAACGTATATATCTGGTGCTTCGGGGTTTCATTGGCTCCAATGCCATGATCCTGCTCTTCTATGCTGTTCAGCAGATGCCGTTAGCAGATGCTACTGTCATCATGTTCAG TAATCCAGTCTTTACCTCGCTCCTGGCTTGGATCTTCCTGAAGGAGAGATGTACTATCTGGGACTGTGTCTTCACTGTTTTTACCCTCACTGGAGTCATCCTTATCGCCAGACCACCATTCCTCTTTGGCAATCAAGTAGGTGGCATTGAGGGCAACTACACCAACCACATCAAGGGGACTATTGCTGCATTTGCAG GAGCGATCGCTGCTGCCTTTACATTTGTTGTCCTTCGCAAGATGGGGAAGAGCGTTCATTACTACCTCTCTGTTTGGTACTATGCTGTCATTGGTTTCATCGAGTGCATCATCACAGTATCCGTCCTCGGGGAGTGGAGAATCCCGTTCTGTGGCCGCGATCGTTGGATGCTGATGCTGATCGCTGTCCTGGGTATTGCTGGTCAGACCTTCCTGACAAAGGCCCTGCAGATCGAGAAGGCCGGGCCCGTGGCCCTGATGAGGACTGTGGATGTTGTGCTGGCATTCATCTTccagtttattttctttaaccGTGCACCGACACTGTGGAGCCTCGGAGGGGCGCTGTGCGTAGTAGTGAGCACTAGTGGAGTAGCAGCCAGGAAGTGGTACACCAACTCTCGCAAGAGCTGA